In one window of Gemmatimonadota bacterium DNA:
- the recO gene encoding DNA repair protein RecO: MPLISTPAIVLSTLRYGETSKIVRLATREHGVQSAIAKGAMRPRSRFGAALQALSGGQAQLILSERRDLHTLTAFDVATLPVRLAREVPRYATAAALAELMLRVAPPEPHPEAFDALAAALAQLEEAGTEGFAGVAVRTLWGQVAALGFAPSLGACVRDGRPLEPEGPLLFSAGEGGALCRICGRSGDVTELPEEARHALAALLDPGVPIPDLDPRHAAAHRRLVSRYIRYHLAEGAPLPALEFWLSQAWAGR; the protein is encoded by the coding sequence ATGCCGCTCATCTCCACCCCCGCGATCGTGCTCTCCACCCTGCGTTACGGAGAGACCTCCAAGATCGTCCGCCTCGCCACCCGGGAGCATGGCGTGCAGAGCGCCATCGCCAAGGGCGCCATGCGGCCCCGCAGCCGCTTCGGCGCGGCGCTGCAGGCGCTGAGCGGCGGCCAGGCGCAGCTGATCCTCTCGGAACGCCGCGACCTCCACACCCTGACGGCCTTTGACGTGGCCACCTTGCCCGTCCGGCTCGCCCGCGAGGTGCCACGCTACGCCACCGCCGCCGCGCTGGCGGAGCTGATGCTCCGCGTGGCCCCCCCGGAGCCGCACCCGGAGGCCTTCGACGCCCTCGCCGCCGCGCTGGCCCAGCTCGAGGAGGCCGGGACAGAGGGGTTTGCCGGCGTGGCGGTGCGGACCCTCTGGGGACAGGTGGCGGCCCTGGGCTTCGCGCCCTCGCTCGGGGCCTGTGTCCGCGACGGCCGACCACTCGAGCCGGAGGGGCCGCTCCTCTTCAGCGCCGGGGAGGGCGGGGCCCTGTGCCGGATCTGCGGCCGGAGCGGCGACGTCACCGAACTACCGGAGGAGGCGCGCCACGCCCTGGCGGCGCTGCTCGACCCCGGCGTCCCGATCCCCGACCTCGATCCCCGCCACGCGGCCGCCCATCGCCGTCTGGTCTCGCGCTACATCCGCTACCACCTGGCGGAAGGCGCCCCGCTGCCCGCGCTCGAGTTCTGGCTCAGCCAGGCCTGGGCCGGCCGATGA